The Aerosakkonema funiforme FACHB-1375 genome has a segment encoding these proteins:
- a CDS encoding ABC transporter ATP-binding protein produces MAYLRLEGITKRFGNFIANDNITLSVSRGSIHAMLGENGAGKTTLMNIICGLYQPDAGDIYLEDKPIKINSANTAIAHGIGMIHQHFMLVSQLTVTENIILGTEFDLRLNLQAKSRAIAQMAHSYNLDIDTLAKVESLSIGLQQRVEIIKALYRNAKLLILDEPTAVLTPPEVEVLAGILRQLARDGHTIIFISHKLEEVMNICDTVTVLRRGQVVTTMKTADTSSQELAKLMVGREVLFQVHKSAFSCGDVVLEVKNLQVRDERNLPIVKDVSFQLRAGEILGIAGVDGNGQRELADAIALLRNIFGGSIQRYPSPGERGRGKSIAYIPEDRQKMGLVMGFSIAKNLILKAFNFLPFCRRWLLQYGIINNYAAEAMQNFDIRAENPSIKVSHLSGGNQQKVVLARELSGNPALIVAMQPTRGLDVGATEYVQQCLLAERQKGAAILYISTELEEVMAMSDRIAVMYEGQFVDILDADTATVEQIGYLMTGGKVSTGVIE; encoded by the coding sequence GTGGCTTATTTACGTCTGGAAGGTATTACTAAACGCTTTGGCAACTTTATTGCCAATGACAATATTACTTTGAGCGTCAGTCGCGGCTCAATTCATGCCATGTTGGGGGAAAATGGAGCCGGAAAAACTACTTTAATGAATATTATCTGCGGACTTTATCAACCAGATGCGGGTGATATTTATCTGGAAGATAAGCCGATCAAAATTAACTCTGCTAATACAGCAATTGCACATGGTATTGGGATGATTCACCAGCATTTTATGTTGGTGTCGCAACTGACGGTAACGGAAAATATCATTCTGGGAACAGAGTTCGATTTGCGCTTGAATTTGCAGGCTAAAAGTAGAGCGATCGCACAAATGGCTCATTCCTACAATTTAGATATTGATACGTTAGCAAAAGTAGAAAGTTTATCAATAGGTTTGCAACAGAGAGTAGAAATTATCAAAGCACTTTACCGCAATGCAAAGTTGTTGATTTTAGATGAGCCAACAGCCGTATTGACTCCCCCTGAAGTTGAGGTTTTGGCTGGGATTTTGCGGCAATTGGCGCGGGATGGACACACGATTATTTTCATCAGTCATAAGTTAGAAGAGGTGATGAATATCTGCGATACTGTTACCGTTTTGCGGCGGGGACAAGTTGTAACAACCATGAAAACGGCAGATACAAGCAGTCAGGAATTGGCTAAATTGATGGTGGGTCGAGAAGTATTATTCCAAGTGCATAAATCTGCTTTTTCCTGCGGGGATGTAGTTTTGGAAGTCAAGAATTTGCAAGTGCGGGATGAGAGAAATTTGCCTATTGTGAAAGATGTTTCTTTTCAACTTCGCGCAGGTGAAATATTGGGAATAGCTGGTGTTGATGGGAACGGACAGCGAGAATTGGCAGATGCGATCGCACTTTTGCGTAATATCTTTGGGGGAAGTATTCAGAGATACCCGTCGCCAGGGGAGAGGGGAAGAGGAAAAAGTATTGCTTATATTCCGGAAGATAGGCAGAAAATGGGTTTGGTGATGGGGTTTAGCATTGCCAAAAACCTCATTCTCAAAGCTTTTAATTTCCTGCCATTTTGTCGTCGTTGGTTATTGCAATATGGGATAATTAATAACTACGCTGCTGAGGCGATGCAAAATTTTGATATTCGCGCTGAAAATCCATCTATTAAAGTTAGTCACTTGTCTGGCGGAAATCAACAAAAAGTGGTGCTTGCACGCGAACTTTCTGGCAATCCCGCATTAATTGTGGCGATGCAACCTACACGCGGTTTGGATGTGGGTGCGACGGAATACGTGCAGCAATGCTTGTTAGCTGAAAGACAAAAAGGTGCGGCAATTTTGTATATTTCCACTGAGTTGGAAGAGGTGATGGCGATGAGCGATCGCATCGCTGTTATGTACGAAGGTCAATTTGTTGATATACTGGATGCAGATACCGCGACTGTGGAACAGATTGGTTATTTGATGACAGGCGGTAAAGTTTCGACAGGCGTTATAGAATAG
- a CDS encoding DUF1877 family protein codes for MGIEGNLKQISPYLLEKLIKYPDFITVFDYAIWLPESNYWQNYQNMDVPPDALDMFGEIANAAIEVLQDLEKNKPEDYERIKADIPLILEEGKTAGLELDKAWHIVSFLLTGYQQMGILPFLISDNSEDNLPSVNAVQCGTETECEATYGFYRYLTPDEVKQVSKALSNLSEANIKKRFERGFRKKLDIYSIGRTENEFNFVLNYCARVVNYYKDAAQKGNGMLIWLS; via the coding sequence ATGGGAATAGAAGGAAACCTTAAGCAGATATCTCCTTACCTGCTGGAAAAATTAATAAAATATCCTGACTTCATTACGGTATTTGATTATGCAATATGGCTGCCTGAATCGAATTACTGGCAAAATTATCAAAACATGGATGTACCTCCCGATGCTCTTGATATGTTTGGCGAGATTGCAAATGCAGCAATAGAGGTATTGCAGGATTTAGAGAAAAACAAACCAGAAGACTATGAAAGAATAAAGGCAGACATTCCTCTCATACTTGAGGAAGGGAAAACAGCAGGATTAGAACTTGACAAAGCATGGCATATAGTAAGTTTTTTACTGACAGGTTATCAACAAATGGGGATTCTACCATTTTTAATAAGTGATAATTCCGAAGATAATCTGCCTTCTGTTAATGCTGTTCAGTGTGGAACAGAAACAGAATGTGAGGCAACTTATGGATTTTATCGATATTTAACACCTGATGAGGTTAAGCAAGTATCAAAGGCTTTATCGAATTTGTCAGAAGCAAATATAAAAAAAAGGTTTGAGCGTGGATTTAGAAAAAAGTTAGATATTTATTCAATTGGGCGCACAGAAAATGAGTTTAATTTTGTATTAAATTATTGCGCTCGCGTTGTAAACTATTATAAAGATGCTGCTCAAAAGGGAAATGGTATGTTGATATGGCTAAGTTAG
- a CDS encoding BMP family protein yields MSGIYRRRQFLIYASAAFGTSLLLKACANSSTSTSNNAGETPAPQEQESAPQAKQNFKVAIALPGIITDKAWNQAGYEGVKAIEKNLGVETAYVENVAQADQVEVLSDFARRGYNLIFAHGGQFDDAIRQVSPQFFPDTYFVGVNGTIKEKNRASLRIDHLQTSYICGIIGATMTKSNKLAYLAAQSFQATDEELRGFQLGAQSVKPDIKITSSYTGDWNDAAKAKEATLALISTGVDVIYQWLDNASPAVLQTAAEKGVYTFGNTTDQFDIAPKSVLTSAVKRIDLGIAYLADLAIKGNLKGEIYRIGLENPKILYLGKFGAMVPKDVQQKAMQAEKAILTKKIIFENCQENGKFTRCLKKA; encoded by the coding sequence CGCTTCAGCTGCTTTTGGTACCAGTCTACTGCTGAAAGCTTGCGCTAACAGTTCGACTTCCACTTCAAACAACGCAGGCGAGACGCCTGCACCACAAGAGCAAGAGTCTGCGCCACAAGCGAAGCAGAATTTTAAAGTGGCAATTGCCTTACCGGGAATTATCACCGATAAAGCTTGGAATCAAGCAGGTTATGAAGGAGTGAAGGCAATTGAAAAAAATTTGGGAGTCGAAACAGCATACGTTGAAAATGTCGCACAAGCAGATCAAGTAGAAGTTTTGTCAGACTTTGCGCGACGGGGTTACAACTTAATCTTCGCTCACGGCGGACAATTTGATGATGCGATTCGGCAGGTGTCACCGCAATTTTTTCCCGATACTTACTTTGTCGGCGTCAATGGTACAATTAAGGAAAAAAATAGAGCATCTTTGCGGATCGATCACCTGCAAACGAGTTATATTTGCGGTATCATTGGCGCTACTATGACAAAATCAAATAAATTGGCATATTTGGCGGCGCAATCTTTTCAAGCAACTGATGAAGAATTGCGGGGATTTCAGTTAGGCGCTCAATCTGTTAAGCCGGATATTAAGATAACGAGCAGTTATACTGGTGATTGGAACGATGCAGCTAAGGCGAAGGAAGCAACCTTGGCGTTGATTTCTACGGGAGTAGATGTGATTTATCAGTGGTTGGATAATGCTTCTCCCGCCGTACTGCAAACTGCTGCGGAAAAGGGAGTTTATACCTTTGGGAATACAACAGATCAATTCGATATAGCGCCAAAGTCGGTGTTAACAAGTGCGGTGAAGCGGATCGATTTGGGGATTGCTTATTTGGCGGATTTGGCGATTAAGGGTAATCTCAAAGGCGAGATTTATCGGATTGGTTTGGAAAATCCGAAAATTCTTTATCTGGGTAAGTTTGGGGCAATGGTGCCAAAGGATGTGCAGCAAAAGGCAATGCAGGCAGAAAAAGCGATTTTAACTAAAAAAATCATATTTGAGAATTGTCAGGAGAATGGGAAATTTACTCGCTGCTTGAAGAAAGCTTAG
- a CDS encoding type II toxin-antitoxin system RelE/ParE family toxin produces the protein MTRRIAITPRASLDLDEHFSYIAENNQDAALRFFDAARQTFSQLAKTPGIGSPFAVTNSRLEGLRKWAVRGFEKYLIFYLDRGEDIEIVRVLHSSRNIPVILGQEE, from the coding sequence ATGACACGCCGGATTGCAATTACGCCCAGAGCAAGTCTCGATCTCGACGAACATTTTAGTTATATAGCAGAAAATAACCAGGATGCAGCGTTGAGATTTTTCGACGCGGCGAGACAGACTTTCTCTCAATTAGCAAAGACGCCAGGAATAGGTAGCCCTTTTGCGGTGACAAACTCACGCTTAGAAGGTTTGCGAAAGTGGGCTGTGAGAGGATTTGAAAAGTATCTGATTTTCTACTTAGATCGAGGTGAGGATATCGAAATTGTGCGCGTACTCCACTCATCCCGCAACATTCCTGTAATTTTAGGACAGGAAGAATAA
- a CDS encoding ribbon-helix-helix domain-containing protein — MTNVNISLPESMRVFIEDQVTKGGYSTASEYIYHLIHQEQNRLAQAQMEELLLEGLDSGEPIEVTDEWWEQKRTDLLERLRKQKQ, encoded by the coding sequence ATGACAAACGTCAATATTTCACTTCCCGAATCCATGCGGGTTTTCATTGAAGATCAGGTTACTAAAGGCGGCTATAGCACAGCTAGCGAATATATTTATCATCTAATTCATCAAGAACAAAATCGGCTTGCACAAGCACAAATGGAAGAATTATTATTAGAAGGGCTGGATAGCGGTGAGCCGATCGAAGTGACAGATGAGTGGTGGGAACAGAAACGCACGGATCTTTTAGAACGACTCCGCAAGCAGAAACAATGA